From the genome of Fusobacterium varium, one region includes:
- the msbA_1 gene encoding Lipid A export ATP-binding/permease protein MsbA, which produces MSSQPIPRLILEFLGFFIVVVLIIFSVMIYDENGLAKIMPVISIFFIGLYRILPSVNRIIMYYQTILFYRNSLDIIVNELESEVENIENNSIEFNKKIELKDICFEFEEGKEVLKNINLNIFKGEKVAFVGESGSGKTTLVDLIIGLYKPKNGNVYLDEIKLEDKNIGYWRKNIGYIPQEVYLFDGTIADNVVFNREYNEERLIESLKKAKIWEFLKRKEGIKTIVGDRGIMLSGGQKQRIAIARALYDNPEVLVLDEATSALNNETEEEIMKEIYDVSKGRTLIIVAHRLTTLKDCDRIFVINNGEIEKIVKSVEEL; this is translated from the coding sequence ATGTCTTCTCAACCAATACCAAGATTAATATTAGAGTTTTTAGGATTTTTTATAGTGGTAGTATTAATAATATTTTCTGTAATGATTTATGATGAAAATGGATTAGCTAAAATAATGCCAGTAATATCAATATTTTTTATAGGGTTATACAGAATTCTTCCATCAGTAAATAGAATTATTATGTATTATCAAACAATTCTTTTTTATAGAAATTCTCTTGATATCATAGTTAATGAGTTAGAAAGTGAAGTGGAAAATATTGAAAATAATTCTATAGAGTTTAATAAAAAAATAGAATTAAAAGATATATGTTTTGAATTTGAAGAAGGGAAAGAAGTTTTAAAAAATATAAATTTAAATATTTTTAAAGGAGAAAAAGTAGCCTTTGTAGGAGAATCAGGTTCAGGAAAAACAACACTTGTTGATTTAATAATAGGACTATATAAGCCTAAAAATGGAAATGTATATTTAGATGAGATTAAATTAGAAGATAAAAATATAGGATATTGGAGGAAAAATATAGGATATATTCCACAGGAAGTATATCTTTTTGATGGAACAATAGCTGATAATGTTGTATTTAATAGAGAATATAATGAAGAAAGATTAATAGAATCATTAAAAAAAGCAAAAATATGGGAATTTTTAAAGAGAAAAGAAGGAATAAAAACAATAGTAGGAGATAGAGGAATAATGCTTTCCGGAGGACAGAAACAAAGAATAGCAATAGCTAGAGCTCTTTATGACAATCCAGAAGTATTGGTACTAGATGAAGCTACTTCAGCATTAAATAATGAAACAGAAGAAGAAATAATGAAAGAGATATATGATGTATCAAAGGGGAGAACTTTAATCATAGTAGCCCATAGACTTACAACATTAAAAGATTGTGACAGAATATTTGTTATAAATAATGGAGAAATAGAAAAAATAGTAAAATCAGTAGAGGAGTTGTAA
- a CDS encoding pseudaminic acid biosynthesis N-acetyl transferase, whose translation MISGRKIGLKAIEKTDLSLLLEWRNNENYRKFFREYRELNLYNQEKWFEEKVVNGKDTLMFSIIDLKTLEIIGVCGLCYINWINGSADLSLYIGKDNVYIDEVGYAEESCQLLFKYGFNELRLNKIWTEIYLIDEKK comes from the coding sequence ATGATCTCTGGAAGAAAAATTGGATTAAAAGCTATTGAAAAAACGGATCTTTCACTTTTATTAGAGTGGAGAAATAATGAAAATTATAGAAAATTCTTTAGAGAATATAGAGAACTAAACTTATATAATCAAGAAAAATGGTTTGAAGAAAAAGTAGTCAATGGCAAAGATACTTTAATGTTTTCAATAATAGATTTAAAAACTTTAGAGATTATAGGTGTGTGTGGATTATGTTATATAAATTGGATAAATGGAAGTGCTGATTTATCTTTATATATTGGAAAAGATAATGTTTATATAGATGAAGTGGGATATGCAGAAGAAAGTTGTCAATTATTGTTTAAGTATGGATTTAATGAATTAAGGCTAAATAAAATATGGACAGAAATATATTTGATAGATGAAAAAAAATAA
- the rfbG gene encoding CDP-glucose 4,6-dehydratase, with protein sequence MESVVIGGRMKNFNNVYKGKKVLVTGHTGFKGSWLSIWLRELGAEVIGYSLDPYTEKDNFVLSHLSEKIVDIRGDIRDRKHLKKVFDKYQPEIVFHLAAQPLVRLSYDIPVETYETNLMGTINILEEIRNCKNTKIGIMITTDKCYENKEQIWGYRENEAFGGYDPYSSSKGACEIAIQSWRKSFFNPKDYEKHGKSLASVRAGNVIGGGDWAKDRIVPDCIRALEAGKDIEIRSPKSIRPWEHVLEPLSGYLLLGQKMMEDPIKYCEGWNFGPNLDAIVNVWDVAEKIVKNYGKGNLKDISNPNALHEAKLLLLDITKSRFELGWKPTLTIDESIELTIEWYKRYVNEDVYKLCVEQIKNR encoded by the coding sequence ATGGAAAGTGTGGTAATTGGAGGAAGAATGAAAAATTTTAATAATGTATATAAAGGAAAAAAAGTTTTGGTAACAGGTCATACAGGGTTTAAAGGTTCATGGTTATCAATATGGCTTAGAGAATTAGGTGCTGAAGTAATAGGTTATTCATTAGATCCATATACAGAAAAGGATAATTTTGTTTTATCTCATTTATCTGAAAAAATAGTTGATATTAGAGGAGATATAAGAGACAGAAAACATTTAAAAAAAGTATTTGATAAATACCAGCCAGAGATAGTATTTCATTTAGCGGCTCAGCCATTAGTAAGACTATCATATGATATTCCAGTGGAAACATATGAAACTAATCTTATGGGAACTATAAATATATTAGAAGAGATAAGAAACTGTAAGAATACTAAAATAGGAATAATGATAACAACAGATAAATGCTATGAGAATAAAGAACAGATATGGGGATATAGAGAAAATGAGGCTTTTGGTGGATATGATCCTTATTCGTCATCAAAAGGAGCTTGTGAAATAGCTATACAATCATGGAGAAAATCATTTTTTAATCCTAAAGATTATGAAAAACATGGAAAAAGTCTAGCAAGTGTGAGAGCAGGAAATGTAATAGGTGGAGGAGACTGGGCAAAAGACAGAATAGTACCAGATTGTATAAGAGCTTTGGAAGCTGGAAAAGATATAGAAATAAGAAGTCCTAAATCAATAAGACCATGGGAACATGTACTTGAGCCATTAAGTGGCTATCTTTTATTAGGGCAAAAGATGATGGAAGATCCAATAAAATATTGTGAAGGATGGAACTTTGGACCTAATCTAGATGCAATAGTAAATGTATGGGATGTAGCAGAAAAAATAGTAAAAAATTATGGAAAAGGAAATTTAAAAGATATTTCTAATCCAAATGCTTTGCATGAGGCTAAACTGCTGCTTTTAGATATAACAAAGTCAAGATTTGAACTAGGATGGAAACCTACATTAACTATAGATGAAAGTATAGAATTGACTATTGAATGGTATAAGAGATATGTAAATGAAGATGTATATAAACTTTGTGTAGAACAAATAAAAAATAGATAA
- a CDS encoding dTDP-glucose 4,6-dehydratase — protein MSCKSLITQIIKNIIENKKMKMTDCTQLWEFIHIDDVNFLLKYMIENEMKYSEYNLSTGKTKVLKSFVEVIIKNLEYKDNITFGKIPQNNFGCFNICCDIERLKTEMNFKPKKTFEENVKEMIKYYKNKVGI, from the coding sequence ATGTCATGTAAATCTTTAATAACACAAATCATAAAAAATATTATTGAAAATAAAAAAATGAAAATGACAGATTGTACACAATTATGGGAGTTTATACATATTGATGATGTAAATTTTTTATTAAAATATATGATAGAAAATGAAATGAAATATTCAGAATATAATTTAAGTACTGGTAAAACAAAAGTTCTTAAAAGTTTTGTTGAAGTCATTATTAAAAATTTAGAATATAAAGATAATATTACATTTGGAAAAATTCCACAGAATAATTTTGGATGTTTTAATATTTGTTGTGATATTGAGAGATTAAAAACTGAAATGAATTTTAAACCTAAAAAAACATTTGAAGAGAATGTTAAAGAGATGATTAAGTACTATAAAAATAAGGTGGGAATATGA
- the ilvB gene encoding Acetolactate synthase large subunit, producing the protein MKISDYIVKFLEEKEIKYVFGYQGGMITHLIDSISKSNKIKFIQTYHEQSAALAADGYAKESGNIGVAISSSGPGVTNMITGIANSYFDSTPVIFITGQVNTYDYKYDKPIRQQGFQEMDVISLTQSITKYSKLIDKAEELPSELEKAFNIATSGRKGPVILDIPMNIQRADIEIRIKNEENILVSNYLKKELENSIKILKKSKAPMFLLGSGFLSEDVKETFEKIIHITQIPVVNSLLGKGGFSEVRKEHLGMVGSYGNRCANIAVFNSDCLIALGSRLDNRQTGNLLENFSENKKIIQIDIDEKELENNKLNNRIKLNITVKEFLNYLDKELGKFKISKKWSEYLLEIKRKYNQKEEIKNNVENVFPYEVIDLINKYSKEKDTIVVDIGQNQMWSAQYIKIRENQKWFTSGGLAPMGYSLPAAVGIAFANENKQVFSLMGDGGFHIALQSLLLISQYNLPIKVIVLNNEALGLITQFQELYFNNNMVGSTKEGGYLVPEISKIAESYGLKYFKIEKENIKDKKLMDEIFNERNGIVEVKIEGKTKVYPKLEFDSSIENTSPKLSNEELKKTEFTLD; encoded by the coding sequence ATGAAAATTTCAGACTATATAGTTAAATTTTTAGAAGAAAAAGAAATAAAATATGTATTTGGTTATCAAGGAGGAATGATTACTCACTTGATAGATTCAATTTCTAAGAGTAATAAAATTAAATTTATTCAAACTTATCATGAACAAAGTGCTGCTTTGGCAGCAGATGGGTATGCAAAAGAAAGTGGAAATATAGGAGTAGCTATTTCATCAAGTGGTCCAGGAGTTACCAATATGATAACAGGAATAGCAAATTCTTATTTTGATTCTACCCCAGTAATTTTTATTACAGGTCAAGTAAATACTTATGACTATAAATATGATAAGCCTATTAGACAACAAGGTTTTCAAGAAATGGATGTGATATCATTAACACAATCTATAACAAAGTATTCTAAACTTATAGATAAAGCTGAAGAATTACCTAGTGAATTAGAAAAAGCATTTAATATAGCAACTAGTGGAAGAAAAGGACCAGTTATTTTAGATATTCCTATGAATATTCAAAGAGCAGATATAGAAATAAGAATAAAAAATGAAGAAAATATTCTTGTTTCTAATTATTTAAAAAAAGAACTTGAAAATTCTATAAAAATATTAAAAAAATCAAAAGCACCAATGTTTTTATTGGGATCAGGCTTTTTAAGTGAGGATGTTAAAGAAACATTTGAAAAAATAATTCATATTACGCAAATACCAGTAGTTAATTCATTATTAGGTAAAGGTGGATTTTCAGAAGTTAGAAAAGAACATTTAGGAATGGTTGGAAGTTATGGAAATAGATGTGCAAATATAGCAGTATTTAATTCAGATTGCCTTATAGCATTAGGAAGTCGTTTAGATAATAGGCAAACAGGTAATCTATTAGAAAATTTTTCTGAAAATAAAAAGATAATTCAAATTGATATAGATGAAAAGGAACTTGAAAATAATAAATTAAATAACAGAATAAAATTAAATATAACTGTAAAAGAATTTTTAAATTATTTGGATAAAGAATTAGGCAAATTTAAAATTTCAAAAAAATGGAGTGAATACTTACTGGAAATAAAAAGAAAATATAATCAAAAAGAAGAGATAAAAAATAATGTGGAAAATGTTTTCCCTTATGAAGTTATTGATTTAATAAATAAATATTCAAAAGAAAAAGATACAATAGTAGTAGATATTGGACAAAATCAAATGTGGAGTGCTCAATATATAAAAATTAGAGAAAATCAGAAATGGTTTACTAGTGGTGGACTTGCTCCAATGGGATATTCACTTCCAGCAGCTGTAGGGATAGCATTTGCTAATGAAAATAAACAAGTTTTTTCATTAATGGGGGATGGAGGTTTTCATATAGCTCTTCAATCGTTATTATTAATTTCTCAATATAATTTGCCTATCAAAGTAATTGTACTAAATAATGAAGCGTTAGGATTAATAACTCAATTCCAAGAACTCTATTTTAATAATAATATGGTTGGAAGTACTAAAGAAGGAGGATATTTAGTACCTGAAATTAGTAAAATAGCTGAGTCATATGGATTAAAATATTTTAAGATTGAAAAGGAAAACATTAAGGATAAAAAATTAATGGATGAAATATTTAATGAAAGAAATGGAATTGTAGAAGTAAAAATAGAAGGTAAAACAAAAGTATATCCTAAATTAGAGTTTGATAGTTCAATAGAAAATACAAGTCCAAAACTTTCAAATGAAGAATTAAAAAAAACTGAGTTTACTCTTGATTAA
- the rfbF_2 gene encoding Glucose-1-phosphate cytidylyltransferase codes for MKAVILAGGYGTRLSEATNLIPKPMVEIGGKPILWHIMKTYSHYGINEFIICCGYKGYIIKEWFSNYFLHTSDVTFDLQNNEMTVHDCHSENWKVTLVDTGLETMTGGRIKRIEKYIRNETFLLTYGDGVIDLNIDESIKFHKESGKTLTVTAYKPQGKFGSLDIDEEGNVRAFTEKPAGDGSWINAGYFICEPEVFNYITEGDSTIFERTPLESIAKDGKMNSFKHTGFWKPMDILRDNKELNDMWDSGKAPWKVW; via the coding sequence ATGAAAGCAGTAATATTAGCAGGAGGATATGGAACAAGACTTAGCGAAGCAACAAACCTTATCCCTAAACCTATGGTGGAGATAGGAGGAAAACCTATTCTATGGCATATTATGAAAACTTATTCTCACTATGGAATAAATGAATTCATCATCTGCTGTGGATATAAAGGATATATCATAAAAGAATGGTTCTCAAATTATTTTCTTCATACAAGTGATGTAACATTTGATCTGCAAAATAATGAAATGACAGTACACGACTGCCATTCAGAAAACTGGAAAGTAACTCTTGTAGATACAGGGCTTGAAACTATGACAGGTGGAAGAATTAAAAGAATAGAAAAATATATAAGAAATGAAACTTTTCTTTTAACATATGGTGATGGGGTAATAGATTTAAATATAGATGAAAGTATAAAATTCCATAAAGAAAGTGGTAAAACTTTGACTGTTACAGCATATAAGCCACAAGGAAAATTTGGTTCTTTAGATATAGATGAAGAGGGAAATGTAAGAGCTTTTACAGAAAAACCAGCAGGAGATGGAAGCTGGATAAATGCAGGATACTTCATATGTGAGCCAGAAGTATTTAATTATATAACTGAAGGAGATTCAACTATATTTGAGAGAACTCCTCTTGAAAGTATAGCTAAAGATGGAAAAATGAATTCATTTAAACATACAGGATTCTGGAAACCTATGGATATATTAAGAGACAATAAAGAACTAAATGATATGTGGGATAGTGGAAAAGCTCCATGGAAAGTGTGGTAA
- a CDS encoding N-acetyl sugar amidotransferase: MHDIGRYRRYTALDSDMQIVNQMIKYYKFGFGFATDEACYDIREGRISRKDAIWLVNEYDGKCGQKYIEEFCKYIDITLEEFWKVVDKHVNKELFEKDENGKWIPKFKIGENM, encoded by the coding sequence TTGCATGATATAGGAAGATACAGAAGATATACAGCATTAGATTCAGATATGCAAATAGTTAATCAAATGATTAAATATTATAAATTTGGATTTGGGTTTGCAACAGATGAAGCTTGTTATGATATAAGAGAAGGAAGAATATCAAGAAAAGATGCAATATGGCTAGTCAATGAATATGATGGTAAGTGTGGACAAAAATATATAGAAGAATTTTGTAAATATATAGATATAACATTGGAAGAATTTTGGAAAGTAGTAGATAAACATGTAAATAAAGAGTTATTTGAAAAAGATGAAAATGGAAAATGGATACCTAAATTTAAAATTGGAGAAAATATGTAA
- the btrR gene encoding L-glutamine:2-deoxy-scyllo-inosose aminotransferase: MVNLVDSSLYFWLTSGPWVKKFETKMAEYLNIKYCSLTNSGSSANLLAFIALTVQELGGRRIKRRDEVITVSAGFPTTVIPIIQYEAVLVFVDVTVLVYNIDVNMLEDVLSEKTKEYIHYLMK; the protein is encoded by the coding sequence ATGGTAAATCTTGTTGATTCTTCTCTTTATTTTTGGCTTACTTCTGGGCCTTGGGTTAAGAAGTTTGAAACTAAAATGGCTGAATATCTTAATATAAAATACTGTTCTCTAACTAATTCAGGTTCATCAGCTAATCTTCTTGCATTTATAGCTTTAACTGTTCAAGAATTAGGTGGTAGAAGAATAAAAAGAAGAGATGAAGTAATAACTGTATCTGCTGGATTTCCTACTACAGTTATTCCAATTATTCAATATGAAGCAGTTCTTGTATTTGTAGATGTAACAGTTCTAGTATATAACATAGATGTAAATATGTTAGAAGATGTATTAAGTGAAAAAACAAAAGAGTACATACATTATTTAATGAAATGA
- a CDS encoding N-glycosyltransferase — MEDREILLSFCIPTYKRKKRVIECINEIQKIQDGRIEIMICDNHSEDGTREAILELQLKDKRINYIENQENIGAVANISKVLSEGNGKYLYLISDEDFINIEFILKLLNEKILENEKYNIILGSVYDIVKNKYYQKYTTRYEKNISEVGIKILTEKNYMSGIIFKKNKINFNILNKYEKENANLYPNILALLTMIIEGELKVFSENICFMRNEEKTTATQKLGNNEIKYWSPKGRIEQLKFMNMFIQNEIQSSKVQKILYKIYAQKYSVMHNGDLFKGNFMGADYRNQKKYFYNEVIKIEKIKNYFILYNYINSGKNILKKILPNSVINYLKKIKRGY, encoded by the coding sequence ATGGAAGACAGAGAAATATTATTAAGTTTTTGTATCCCAACATATAAAAGGAAAAAAAGAGTGATTGAGTGTATTAATGAAATTCAAAAAATTCAAGATGGAAGAATAGAAATAATGATATGCGATAATCATTCAGAAGATGGAACGAGAGAAGCAATATTAGAATTACAATTAAAAGATAAAAGAATTAATTATATAGAAAATCAAGAAAATATAGGTGCAGTTGCAAATATATCAAAAGTTTTATCAGAAGGAAATGGAAAATATCTTTATTTAATAAGTGATGAGGACTTTATAAATATAGAATTTATATTAAAACTTTTAAATGAAAAAATATTAGAAAATGAGAAATATAATATTATTTTAGGTTCTGTATATGATATTGTTAAAAATAAATATTATCAGAAGTATACCACTAGATACGAAAAAAATATTTCAGAAGTTGGAATAAAAATATTAACTGAAAAAAACTATATGTCTGGAATTATTTTTAAAAAAAATAAAATAAATTTTAATATTTTAAATAAATATGAAAAAGAAAATGCAAATCTATATCCAAATATACTAGCGTTATTAACTATGATAATTGAAGGGGAGTTAAAAGTTTTTTCTGAAAATATATGTTTTATGAGAAATGAAGAAAAAACAACAGCAACTCAAAAACTTGGAAATAATGAAATAAAATATTGGTCACCTAAAGGTAGGATTGAACAATTAAAATTTATGAATATGTTTATACAAAATGAAATTCAAAGTAGTAAAGTTCAAAAGATTTTATATAAAATTTATGCTCAGAAATATTCAGTGATGCATAATGGGGATTTATTTAAAGGTAATTTTATGGGTGCAGATTATAGAAATCAAAAAAAATATTTTTATAATGAAGTGATTAAAATAGAAAAAATAAAAAATTATTTTATTTTATATAATTATATAAATTCCGGAAAAAATATTTTGAAAAAAATATTGCCTAATAGTGTAATCAATTACTTAAAAAAAATAAAAAGAGGTTATTGA
- the spsE gene encoding Spore coat polysaccharide biosynthesis protein spsE: MMKIKIGKEIITQTSRPYFIADIAANHDGSLERAYKLIELAKEAGADVAKFQNFKAKTIVSKKGFETMKGQISHQSNWKKTVYEVYEDASIDTTWTELLKKKCDEVGIEYMTSPYDFESVDSVEEYVNAYKIGSGDITWIEILKYIARKNKPILLATGASTLEDVKRAMETLKNNKIILMQCNTNYTGEKENFNYINLNVLKKYRELYPEIILGLSDHTRGYATVLGAIALGANVIEKHFTDDNNRIGPDHKFAMNPQNWREMVEASMDLYNALGDGEKRIEENEKQTVIVQRRGLYLKKDIKKGKKIRREDLIALRPMKKDGIEPYRMEKILDKKVKKDLYEDNYLKWEDIE; encoded by the coding sequence ATGATGAAAATAAAAATTGGAAAAGAGATAATAACTCAAACCTCGAGGCCATATTTTATAGCTGACATAGCAGCAAATCATGATGGTAGCTTAGAAAGAGCATATAAATTAATTGAATTAGCAAAGGAAGCAGGAGCGGATGTAGCAAAATTTCAAAACTTTAAAGCTAAAACAATAGTAAGTAAAAAAGGTTTTGAAACAATGAAAGGGCAAATATCTCATCAATCTAATTGGAAAAAAACAGTATATGAAGTATATGAAGATGCTAGTATAGATACTACTTGGACTGAATTATTGAAAAAGAAATGTGATGAAGTAGGTATTGAATATATGACAAGTCCGTATGACTTTGAGTCAGTAGATTCAGTAGAAGAATATGTGAATGCCTATAAAATAGGTTCTGGCGATATTACTTGGATAGAAATATTAAAATATATAGCAAGGAAGAATAAACCAATATTATTAGCAACAGGAGCTTCAACTTTAGAAGATGTAAAGAGAGCAATGGAAACTTTAAAAAATAATAAAATAATTTTAATGCAGTGTAATACTAATTATACAGGAGAAAAAGAAAATTTTAATTATATTAATTTAAATGTTTTAAAAAAGTATAGAGAATTATATCCAGAAATTATTCTTGGTTTATCAGATCATACTCGTGGTTATGCTACAGTTTTAGGCGCAATAGCCTTAGGTGCAAATGTTATAGAAAAACACTTTACTGATGACAATAATAGAATTGGACCAGATCATAAATTTGCAATGAATCCTCAAAATTGGAGAGAAATGGTAGAAGCTTCAATGGATTTATATAACGCTTTAGGAGATGGAGAGAAAAGAATAGAAGAAAATGAGAAACAAACAGTTATAGTTCAAAGAAGAGGATTATATTTAAAAAAAGATATAAAGAAAGGTAAAAAAATAAGAAGAGAAGATTTGATAGCATTAAGACCAATGAAGAAAGATGGAATAGAACCATATCGAATGGAAAAAATCTTAGATAAAAAGGTAAAAAAAGATTTATATGAAGATAATTATTTAAAATGGGAGGATATTGAATAA
- the rmlD gene encoding dTDP-4-dehydrorhamnose reductase → MKKICILGTEGMLGMELVNNFIYKYKIVGIDKIITKNEKIQFYCLDLLKFEQLEKIFQIERPDVIINVAAIVNLDICERNFELAKKLHWDLSRFISDYCQKTECKYIYISTDSIFDGKIGNYRECDSPNPINNYAKTKYLGEQEALKTPESIIIRTNIYGYSSNQNSLLKWGYDSLKNGIKIKGFTNVIFNPVSIKQLSDAVDILLKKSLKE, encoded by the coding sequence ATGAAAAAAATTTGTATACTAGGCACAGAAGGAATGCTTGGAATGGAATTAGTTAATAATTTTATTTATAAATATAAAATAGTAGGAATAGATAAAATAATAACTAAAAATGAAAAAATTCAATTTTATTGTTTGGACTTATTAAAATTTGAACAATTGGAAAAGATATTTCAAATAGAAAGACCAGATGTAATTATAAATGTAGCAGCAATAGTTAATTTAGATATTTGTGAAAGAAATTTTGAATTAGCTAAAAAATTACATTGGGATTTAAGCAGATTTATAAGTGATTATTGTCAAAAAACAGAGTGTAAATATATTTATATATCAACAGACTCTATTTTTGATGGAAAAATTGGAAATTATAGAGAATGTGATTCACCTAACCCAATAAATAATTATGCAAAAACTAAGTATTTAGGGGAACAAGAAGCTTTAAAAACTCCAGAGTCAATAATAATAAGAACAAATATTTATGGATATTCAAGTAACCAAAATTCTCTATTAAAATGGGGATATGATTCTTTGAAGAATGGAATAAAAATAAAAGGCTTTACAAATGTTATATTTAATCCTGTTTCAATAAAACAGTTAAGTGATGCAGTAGATATTTTATTAAAAAAGAGTTTAAAGGAATAA
- a CDS encoding hopanoid-associated sugar epimerase, with product MKTIVITGASSFIAISLIKMLKKEYNIIAVIRKGRKGIEFNQKNTIVIEENMDNYKFLDKKIKKCDILMNFAWQNTKGKLNEDEEIQRISYKNTLELCNSLIKIGCKKIIQIGSIAEYGLIENKITENTLCNPINKYGKYKYKAYLEIKKYVRKKI from the coding sequence ATGAAAACTATTGTTATTACAGGAGCGAGTAGCTTCATAGCAATTTCTTTAATAAAGATGTTAAAAAAAGAATACAATATAATAGCAGTTATTAGAAAAGGAAGAAAAGGAATAGAGTTTAATCAAAAAAATACTATAGTAATAGAAGAAAATATGGACAATTATAAATTTTTAGATAAAAAGATAAAAAAATGTGATATTCTAATGAATTTTGCATGGCAAAATACAAAAGGAAAATTAAATGAAGATGAAGAAATTCAGAGAATAAGCTATAAAAATACTTTAGAATTATGTAATTCTTTAATAAAAATTGGGTGTAAAAAGATTATTCAAATAGGTTCAATTGCGGAATACGGATTAATTGAAAATAAAATAACAGAAAATACTCTTTGTAATCCAATAAATAAATATGGAAAATATAAATATAAAGCTTATTTAGAAATAAAAAAATATGTCAGAAAGAAAATATAA
- a CDS encoding N-acetyl sugar amidotransferase: MKYCKKCLQPDTRPGIKFNEEGTCYACLYEEEKKNIDWISREKELKEIAEWAKKTAKGAYHCVIGVSGGKDSSFQAVYAKEKLGLNVLLVNSEPDKITEIGKHNIENLINQGFDIIKMRPNPKIIKKLVKESFYKYGNPIKPTEYPLWTSAYIIADKFDIPLIIQGENAALTLGVVNTGLGNDGNALNVNEGNTLAGGNASDWVDEDISLNQLYMYQFPDKKD; this comes from the coding sequence ATGAAATATTGTAAAAAATGTCTTCAACCTGATACAAGACCAGGAATAAAATTTAATGAAGAAGGAACATGTTATGCTTGTCTTTATGAAGAAGAAAAGAAAAATATAGATTGGATATCAAGAGAGAAAGAACTAAAAGAAATTGCAGAATGGGCTAAAAAAACAGCTAAAGGAGCATATCATTGTGTAATAGGAGTAAGCGGAGGAAAAGATAGTAGTTTTCAGGCAGTATATGCTAAAGAGAAATTAGGATTAAATGTTTTATTGGTAAATAGTGAACCAGATAAAATAACAGAAATTGGAAAACACAACATTGAAAATTTAATAAATCAAGGTTTTGATATTATAAAGATGAGACCTAATCCTAAAATAATAAAAAAATTGGTAAAAGAATCATTTTATAAATATGGAAATCCTATAAAACCTACAGAATATCCTTTGTGGACATCAGCATATATTATAGCAGACAAGTTTGATATTCCTCTCATTATTCAAGGAGAAAATGCAGCTTTAACTTTAGGAGTTGTTAATACTGGATTAGGAAATGATGGAAATGCATTAAATGTAAATGAGGGAAATACACTAGCAGGAGGAAATGCAAGTGATTGGGTAGATGAAGATATTAGTTTAAATCAATTATATATGTATCAATTTCCTGATAAAAAAGATTAA